Proteins encoded together in one Camelina sativa cultivar DH55 chromosome 9, Cs, whole genome shotgun sequence window:
- the LOC104712721 gene encoding putative F-box protein At1g71320: MEDNKQNNPKTIFLSEDIVEEIFYHLPIKSLARSKVLSKKWRSMIESTYFSHKRLVRTGLPTPNMKLLVVSQQLSAKFDKQDSNSITLCLDTFSRDEGKYCPSSSSYYTFPDDSIDKSQKKTIQVLGSCDGLVLICIYDDFRYIYLINPTTKEHMTLSPSFSQWPFTLKLRFTATPNKPRREVSQLVLGYEGELEKIIPSLAGFGKDIVTKSYKVILIYPRVINYDLGCFKAKIISFDDGKQRDTGFYSLTYRRFCKQHSSVYANGSLFWLTLDNISHKLSMLLAIDLHTEKFRWIMLPKCYANKATSIEMWSLNDRLCVSDLLNGSDLRVWSLQQEYPPGEKWVRIYCISTSQLHEKYWMLGLAAAYFGSVRKNRYQVSLARQTTIFFSPTMISPASLML, from the coding sequence ATGGAggataacaaacaaaataatcctaagacaatttttttatCAGAGGATATAGTTGAAGAGATATTTTACCATCTTCCAATAAAATCACTCGCTAGATCCAAAGTCTTGTCGAAAAAATGGAGATCGATGATCGAATCAACCTATTTTTCCCACAAGCGACTCGTTCGTACAGGATTACCAACCCCTAATATGAAACTTCTAGTTGTTAGTCAACAACTATCAGCCAAGTTTGATAAACAAGATTCAAACTCAATAACTTTGTGTTTGGATACTTTTTCTAGAGATGAAGGAAAAtattgtccttcttcttctagttaCTACACTTTTCCTGACGATTCAATCGATAAATCTCAAAAGAAAACTATTCAAGTCTTGGGGTCTTGTGATGGATTGGTCTTGATTTGTATCTACGATGATTTTAGGTACATTTACTTGATCAATCCGACGACTAAAGAACACATGACACTTTCTCCGTCATTTTCGCAATGGCCATTTACTCTTAAATTAAGGTTTACTGCAACGCCCAATAAACCACGGAGAGAAGTTTCTCAACTAGTATTGGGTTATGAAGGTGAATTAGAGAAGATAATACCGAGTCTTGCTGGATTTGGCAAAGATATTGTTACAAAATCATATAAGGTGATTTTGATATATCCAAGAGTTATAAATTATGATTTGGGTTGTTTCAAGGCCAAGATCATATCCTTCGATGATGGTAAGCAAAGAGACACAGGTTTTTATAGTTTAACTTATCGTAGATTCTGCAAACAGCATTCATCAGTCTACGCAAACGGATCCCTCTTTTGGTTGACATTAGATAATATTTCGCACAAACTTTCAATGCTACTAGCTATCGATCTTCATACCGAAAAATTTCGATGGATAATGTTACCAAAGTGTTACGCAAATAAGGCTACTAGTATAGAAATGTGGAGTCTCAATGATCGTTTGTGCGTATCGGATTTGCTAAACGGTTCAGATTTGCGTGTTTGGAGTTTACAACAAGAATATCCTCCTGGCGAGAAATGGGTGAGAATATATTGTATAAGTACCAGCCAGTTACATGAAAAGTATTGGATGCTTGGTCTAGCGGCTGCCTATTTTGGAAGTGTTAGAAAGAATCGATATCAAGTTTCTTTGGCTAGacaaacaacaatttttttttcgcCGACGATGATTTCTCCTGCAAGTTTGATGCTCTGA